A region from the Desulfomarina profundi genome encodes:
- a CDS encoding CoA transferase subunit A produces MNHTDKRTSLKEAINRYLKDNISIGLGGFIDTRIPVAATHEIIRHGARSITLIEQSGSICAELLAGAMILNSNHLSIKRIKLGRYENEANDENDDIPLLRYLSDRGMIRLDKTPPGNMTAGFRAAAMGVSFMPVGNRDNSEPERNNSEKTIKCPFTKKTVRLVPACHPDLSIVHVQASDKRGNSRIFGNLFNCPEIAGAAANTIITTEQIIPDSSFSNFPNLTEISSSVVDTVVDQPFGSTPGSCYGHYRSDRDHLHEFRKIRFDFCRSNNREILQNFYDKYIFGVETFDDFLEEKPYPVLQKLCQLNENQPLLLD; encoded by the coding sequence ATGAACCACACAGATAAGCGTACAAGTTTGAAAGAAGCGATAAACCGATACCTGAAAGACAACATCAGCATCGGTTTAGGTGGTTTTATTGACACCCGCATCCCCGTAGCGGCAACGCATGAAATCATCCGCCATGGAGCACGAAGTATTACTCTCATTGAACAATCCGGTTCCATTTGCGCCGAACTGCTTGCGGGGGCGATGATCCTGAACTCCAACCACCTGTCAATCAAACGGATTAAGCTGGGCCGTTACGAAAATGAAGCAAATGATGAAAATGATGATATACCACTGTTAAGGTACCTGTCTGACAGGGGCATGATCCGGCTTGACAAGACTCCTCCCGGCAACATGACGGCAGGATTCAGGGCGGCAGCCATGGGCGTTTCTTTCATGCCGGTCGGAAACAGGGATAATTCTGAGCCTGAAAGAAATAACTCTGAAAAAACAATTAAATGCCCCTTCACCAAAAAAACGGTCCGCCTTGTTCCCGCCTGCCACCCTGATTTAAGTATTGTCCATGTCCAGGCAAGTGACAAACGTGGGAACAGCAGGATCTTCGGGAATCTGTTTAACTGCCCTGAGATCGCAGGAGCTGCAGCAAACACAATTATAACCACAGAACAGATTATTCCGGATTCGAGTTTCAGTAACTTTCCGAACCTTACTGAAATCTCCAGTTCGGTAGTTGATACCGTTGTTGATCAGCCTTTCGGTTCGACACCAGGAAGTTGTTATGGTCATTATCGTTCCGACAGGGACCATCTCCATGAATTCAGAAAAATCCGTTTTGATTTCTGCAGGTCGAATAACAGGGAAATACTCCAGAATTTTTACGATAAATATATATTTGGAGTCGAAACTTTTGATGATTTCCTGGAAGAAAAACCGTATCCGGTTCTGCAAAAACTCTGTCAACTGAACGAAAACCAGCCACTCCTGCTGGACTGA
- a CDS encoding ATP-binding protein: MYKDHTSQKVIDDKVSRELVSLLFAGGFRANVFVFIGAPLFSLLLKSFIPIVIVFSWVVLMVFLAALRLFLCQSYSRKEEAGYSSVTLEKAYRVMTTLIGVGWGLLALMPGIFSNIFPQVMIFFIMMGVLYIAIIVLAMSRLLLFLYITPFPVLLSYALFRASHPWAVHFSSLSFIFWGIMIWLGWQQHKSLVRNLVLQFTNELLIRQLQVSIENEKSVNRAKREFLANMSHEIRTPMNGIIGMTELVLETPLDPVQLQYLENVKKSADSLLGLLNDILDFSKIEAGQLVLESKTFNLPAMLDHVGSMMHYVAEKKGLRLVMPSSVSGLPPFIVGDELRLRQVLTNLISNGLKFTPEGSVEVAVAAEEITGKEVMLHFTVMDSGIGIPRAKRDVIFASFSQADSTTARKYGGTGLGLAISRQLVELMGGSIWFEDNDNGGTKFHFTVVCGLGEEPVEEPTEMIPMEIDHLSVLLVDDNVVNRDLAMIFLQRHGHQVTVAENGLEALKKIVEEDYDLIFMDVQMPVMDGLTACKVIRKGEEGDCPEGFALPAGLKEKLSHLHGKHLPIVAMTANAMKGDREKCLAAGMDSYLTKPFRREEILQVLGKISQKFALTDKITDNGSNREKENIDKPAWLDSTAQPQKSKENPTAAEIPPEVEFPDKPVEKITKRVRDHLSTTYRLEDAEIEIFLQSSRKSVAENLEKAGTCGKNGDFTGMKAVVHSVKGSLLNLGLSEFAERAQVIELELEAGGVSTCQKQLNGLRHALSDFLLENDNGEQESGNG, translated from the coding sequence ATGTATAAAGATCATACTTCACAAAAAGTCATTGATGATAAGGTTTCCCGTGAACTGGTTTCTCTTCTGTTTGCCGGAGGATTCAGGGCCAATGTTTTTGTTTTTATCGGTGCTCCTTTATTTTCCCTGCTGCTGAAGTCGTTTATTCCGATAGTTATAGTATTTTCCTGGGTAGTTTTGATGGTTTTTCTTGCCGCGTTAAGGTTATTTCTCTGTCAGTCATACAGCAGGAAGGAAGAAGCGGGGTATTCCAGTGTAACATTGGAAAAAGCATATCGGGTTATGACCACGCTGATTGGGGTGGGCTGGGGATTGCTGGCTCTGATGCCTGGTATTTTCAGTAATATATTCCCCCAGGTGATGATTTTTTTCATCATGATGGGAGTTCTTTATATTGCCATTATTGTTCTGGCAATGAGTCGTCTTCTGCTGTTTCTCTATATAACTCCCTTTCCTGTCCTGCTCAGCTATGCTCTTTTCAGGGCGTCACATCCCTGGGCTGTTCATTTTTCAAGTCTGTCATTTATTTTCTGGGGAATTATGATTTGGCTGGGATGGCAGCAGCATAAATCTCTAGTCAGGAACCTGGTTCTTCAGTTCACCAATGAGTTACTTATCAGGCAGCTTCAGGTGTCTATCGAAAATGAGAAATCTGTAAACAGGGCCAAAAGGGAGTTCCTTGCAAATATGAGTCATGAGATCAGAACTCCCATGAATGGCATTATCGGTATGACGGAGCTTGTTTTGGAAACTCCGCTTGATCCGGTCCAGCTGCAGTACCTGGAAAACGTGAAAAAATCGGCAGACAGTCTGTTGGGGCTGCTGAATGATATACTTGATTTCTCTAAAATTGAAGCCGGCCAGCTGGTCCTGGAGTCCAAGACATTCAATTTGCCTGCCATGCTGGATCATGTGGGATCAATGATGCATTATGTGGCTGAGAAAAAGGGGCTCAGGCTGGTTATGCCTTCCTCTGTTTCAGGTCTTCCGCCTTTTATTGTGGGCGATGAGCTGAGGCTGAGACAGGTATTGACCAATCTGATCAGCAATGGTCTGAAATTTACTCCCGAAGGTTCTGTCGAGGTGGCTGTTGCTGCGGAGGAGATAACAGGCAAAGAGGTGATGCTGCATTTTACGGTGATGGACAGTGGTATCGGGATTCCTAGGGCCAAAAGAGATGTCATTTTTGCAAGCTTCAGTCAGGCGGATTCCACAACGGCCAGGAAATATGGAGGCACCGGTCTTGGTCTTGCCATTTCCAGACAGCTCGTGGAACTGATGGGAGGTTCGATCTGGTTTGAAGATAATGACAATGGAGGGACGAAATTTCATTTTACGGTAGTCTGCGGTCTTGGAGAAGAACCGGTTGAGGAACCGACGGAAATGATTCCGATGGAAATTGATCATCTTTCTGTTCTCCTGGTGGATGATAATGTGGTTAATCGAGATCTGGCCATGATTTTTCTGCAGCGGCATGGTCATCAGGTGACAGTTGCTGAGAATGGTCTGGAAGCATTGAAAAAAATTGTGGAAGAGGATTATGATCTCATTTTTATGGATGTGCAGATGCCTGTGATGGACGGATTGACCGCATGCAAGGTGATTCGAAAAGGTGAAGAAGGTGACTGCCCGGAAGGATTTGCACTGCCGGCCGGGTTGAAAGAAAAACTGTCTCATCTGCATGGAAAACATTTACCCATTGTAGCCATGACCGCCAATGCCATGAAAGGTGATCGGGAAAAATGTCTTGCAGCGGGAATGGACAGTTACCTGACCAAGCCGTTTCGACGGGAAGAGATTCTTCAGGTTCTGGGAAAAATCTCTCAGAAATTTGCATTGACCGACAAGATAACCGATAATGGATCAAACCGGGAAAAAGAAAATATTGATAAACCGGCATGGCTGGACTCAACGGCTCAACCACAAAAGAGTAAAGAAAATCCGACTGCGGCAGAAATACCTCCCGAGGTGGAATTCCCAGATAAACCGGTTGAAAAAATAACAAAGAGAGTTCGTGATCATTTGAGTACGACCTACAGGCTTGAGGATGCCGAAATAGAAATCTTTCTCCAGTCCAGCCGTAAAAGTGTGGCTGAAAATCTGGAAAAGGCTGGAACATGTGGGAAAAATGGAGATTTTACCGGTATGAAGGCCGTGGTTCACAGTGTCAAGGGTAGTCTTTTAAATCTTGGTCTGAGTGAATTTGCTGAAAGGGCACAGGTCATCGAGTTGGAACTGGAAGCAGGGGGAGTGTCAACCTGTCAGAAACAGTTGAATGGGCTGAGACACGCTTTATCAGATTTTCTCCTGGAAAATGATAATGGAGAACAGGAGTCCGGTAATGGGTAA
- a CDS encoding MBL fold metallo-hydrolase RNA specificity domain-containing protein, which yields MHVSFYGATREVTGSFHTLTTESDTILLDCGMFQGKRKEAEIKNRALPVNPKVLTNAVLSHAHIDHSGRLPLLTSDGFNGRIFCTRATAHACEYLLKDSAKIQEGDASYLNYKTAKHFLGKLKTGNGRKKVSKEELKEIKSLLKSGGHRLKTDAIEALLKKHQLEIIEPIYTMEEAEEALDYFNGVPYKDTVTVGKDLTCTFYEAGHILGSAMSVLQYKNGSSTKTVLYSGDLGRFDKPIIEDPTLEFAQEHCDIDLMIMESTYGDRLHDPVVNMKPLLKEVLKETFARGGSVIIPSFSYGRTQELIYFLHELYLKKEVPPMPVYVDSPLATHITHVFGEHPETFDKETHQVFLERGINPFSFEQLKFVQTVEESMALNRDTRSHIVLAGSGMCEGGRILHHLRHKIHDSRNTVLIVGYMGENTFGRHLQRKGEEFEASGRQGKPPVVRFYNKEYPLNAHVVTLGGFSAHGDRNELLRVLKDSNLRIKKIALVHGEEEQSLAFAEHLRKEKFNVVVPHHGQSVLV from the coding sequence ATGCACGTCTCATTTTATGGAGCAACACGGGAAGTCACAGGATCGTTTCACACGCTAACCACGGAGAGTGATACGATTCTCCTGGATTGCGGTATGTTTCAGGGAAAAAGAAAAGAAGCGGAGATAAAAAACCGGGCTCTGCCTGTCAATCCGAAGGTTTTGACCAATGCTGTGTTGTCCCACGCCCATATTGATCATTCGGGACGCCTGCCCCTGTTAACCAGTGACGGTTTTAACGGCAGGATCTTCTGTACCAGAGCAACCGCCCATGCCTGTGAATATCTGTTGAAGGATTCTGCGAAGATTCAGGAAGGTGATGCTTCATATCTCAACTATAAAACGGCCAAACATTTTCTTGGTAAGCTGAAAACAGGAAACGGTAGAAAAAAAGTGTCAAAGGAGGAGCTGAAGGAGATCAAGTCACTGCTGAAGTCCGGCGGACACAGGTTGAAGACGGATGCTATCGAAGCACTTCTCAAAAAGCATCAGCTGGAGATCATTGAACCGATTTACACCATGGAAGAGGCCGAGGAAGCCCTGGATTATTTCAATGGTGTTCCCTATAAAGATACGGTCACTGTGGGAAAAGATCTGACCTGTACTTTTTATGAGGCGGGACATATACTCGGCTCTGCCATGTCAGTACTGCAGTATAAAAACGGTTCATCCACAAAAACAGTTTTGTACAGCGGGGATCTTGGTCGTTTTGATAAACCGATTATCGAGGATCCAACACTCGAGTTTGCTCAGGAACATTGCGATATTGACCTGATGATCATGGAATCCACTTATGGTGACAGGCTTCATGATCCCGTGGTTAACATGAAACCTCTTTTAAAAGAAGTACTCAAAGAAACATTTGCCCGGGGTGGTTCCGTTATTATCCCCAGTTTTTCATATGGTCGTACCCAGGAACTCATCTATTTCCTTCATGAGCTTTATTTGAAAAAGGAAGTGCCTCCCATGCCGGTTTATGTGGACAGTCCCCTGGCAACACACATCACTCATGTTTTCGGTGAACACCCGGAGACGTTCGACAAGGAGACGCATCAGGTTTTTCTTGAGCGCGGTATCAATCCGTTCAGTTTTGAGCAGTTGAAATTCGTACAGACAGTTGAGGAATCGATGGCCCTGAACCGGGATACCCGCTCCCATATTGTTCTGGCCGGTTCCGGAATGTGCGAGGGTGGGCGTATCCTGCATCATCTCAGGCATAAGATTCATGATAGTCGCAATACGGTACTCATCGTTGGTTATATGGGTGAAAATACTTTTGGTCGCCATCTTCAGAGAAAGGGAGAGGAGTTCGAGGCATCGGGCCGCCAGGGAAAACCACCTGTGGTGCGCTTTTACAATAAAGAATATCCTCTTAATGCCCATGTGGTAACTCTCGGCGGATTCAGTGCCCATGGGGACAGGAATGAACTGCTTCGCGTGCTGAAAGACTCCAACCTGCGCATCAAAAAAATCGCTCTGGTTCATGGTGAAGAAGAGCAGTCACTGGCTTTTGCCGAGCATCTCAGGAAAGAAAAATTCAATGTAGTCGTGCCCCATCACGGGCAGAGCGTGCTTGTTTGA
- a CDS encoding LuxR C-terminal-related transcriptional regulator — MKEETSESIIKAIHTIHRGEKYASARFMAKVLDRYLNHPKDSSESPIDRLTHRELDVFRLLGKGMTTRDIADHLDLGVKTIGTYRERIKNKLDLQNATDLIHSAVRWLEKGEL, encoded by the coding sequence ATGAAAGAAGAAACCTCCGAATCGATAATCAAGGCCATACATACAATTCACAGGGGAGAAAAATATGCTTCCGCCCGGTTTATGGCCAAGGTTCTCGATAGATATCTCAACCATCCGAAAGACTCCTCCGAATCCCCCATTGACCGCCTTACCCACAGGGAACTTGATGTATTCAGGCTGCTGGGGAAAGGAATGACAACAAGGGATATTGCCGACCATCTCGACCTGGGCGTGAAAACTATTGGCACCTACAGGGAACGGATAAAGAATAAACTTGACTTGCAAAATGCAACAGATCTGATACATTCCGCCGTTCGCTGGTTGGAAAAAGGCGAACTGTAA
- a CDS encoding peptidase U32 family protein gives MKPEPVTKLELLAPAGNLQSGIAAIDHGADAVYIGGPEFGARRGAGNSPDDIEKLVAHAHQFYARVYVALNTLLNDRELERAVVLAHRFYDMGVDALIIQDTGLLEADLPPIPLHASTQMNNRTVEKVVFLEKVGFRQVVLARELSLGQIRKIREKTTVPLEFFVHGALCVSYSGQCYISEVMTGRSANRGECAQFCRHRFTLTDLEGRVLARDRYLLSLKDLDLSLRLEELVDAGVTSFKIEGRLKDENYVKNVTAFYRQKLDDILEKKAGFSRSSTGSCEFSFVPDTSKSFNRGQTSYFLDGGKKRPGSINSPKSRGSYVGSVSHIVGAGFVLKDGAAIHNGDGLCYFSSTGVLKGIKVNRVSGERIYPHLGIPSDLARGMKIYRNADQVFARELGRSSGCRKIAVDLFLSEINRGLSLAIVDEDGVQSLTENCLEKESARSPSAVHTIAEKQLRKSGETVFKVKKVVVKLDSSIHLPVSALNRLRRDGLAAHLIVRLEQYRQEKSKIVSNSFPWIKKNKINYLDNITNRKAQEFYHRHGAEKAVFPSYFQPDRGAVLMKTKYCIRAQLGICSGKHEKEPLILTDNIGEYQVFFDCENCEMVVKLRHN, from the coding sequence TTGAAGCCTGAACCAGTAACAAAACTCGAGTTGCTGGCCCCGGCCGGCAACCTGCAGTCGGGTATCGCTGCCATTGATCATGGTGCCGATGCGGTCTATATTGGCGGGCCTGAATTTGGTGCCCGCCGGGGAGCGGGCAACAGTCCTGATGACATTGAAAAACTGGTGGCCCATGCCCACCAGTTTTACGCCAGGGTTTATGTGGCGCTCAATACGCTTCTCAATGACAGGGAATTGGAGCGGGCAGTGGTCCTTGCCCACCGGTTTTATGACATGGGTGTGGACGCTCTTATTATCCAGGATACAGGTCTGCTCGAAGCGGATCTGCCACCCATTCCCCTCCACGCCTCCACCCAGATGAACAACCGGACTGTTGAAAAAGTGGTCTTTCTGGAAAAGGTTGGTTTTCGCCAGGTGGTGCTCGCCCGGGAGCTGAGTCTTGGACAGATTCGGAAGATCCGTGAAAAAACCACAGTTCCTCTGGAATTTTTTGTCCATGGAGCTCTGTGTGTTTCTTATAGTGGTCAGTGTTATATCAGTGAAGTCATGACGGGGCGAAGCGCCAACCGTGGCGAATGTGCCCAGTTCTGCCGGCACCGTTTCACCTTGACAGACCTGGAGGGCAGGGTGCTGGCAAGAGACCGCTATCTTCTTTCCCTGAAAGATTTAGATCTTTCCCTGCGCCTGGAAGAGCTGGTAGATGCCGGTGTCACATCGTTTAAGATTGAAGGTCGGCTCAAAGATGAAAATTATGTAAAAAATGTAACCGCATTTTACCGGCAGAAACTCGATGACATCCTTGAAAAAAAAGCGGGTTTCAGTAGGTCTTCCACCGGTTCGTGTGAGTTTTCATTTGTTCCTGATACCTCAAAATCATTTAACAGGGGACAGACCAGTTACTTTCTCGATGGGGGAAAAAAACGTCCTGGATCAATTAACAGCCCCAAGTCACGGGGAAGTTATGTCGGGTCCGTGAGCCATATTGTTGGAGCTGGCTTTGTACTGAAGGATGGTGCCGCCATTCACAATGGTGACGGGCTCTGTTATTTCTCCTCTACCGGTGTTCTGAAAGGAATAAAAGTTAACAGGGTTTCGGGAGAAAGGATTTATCCCCATCTTGGAATTCCGTCGGATCTGGCCCGCGGTATGAAAATATACAGGAATGCTGATCAGGTTTTCGCAAGAGAGCTGGGTCGGAGCAGTGGGTGCCGGAAAATAGCCGTAGATCTGTTTCTCAGTGAAATAAACAGGGGGCTTTCCCTCGCAATAGTTGATGAAGACGGGGTTCAGTCTCTGACGGAAAACTGTCTGGAAAAAGAGTCGGCCAGGAGCCCTTCAGCGGTGCATACGATTGCTGAAAAGCAGTTGCGCAAATCAGGAGAGACTGTTTTTAAGGTAAAAAAAGTTGTGGTTAAACTTGATTCTTCGATTCATTTGCCAGTGTCAGCCTTGAACAGGTTACGCAGGGATGGCTTGGCAGCACATCTCATTGTCAGGTTGGAGCAATACCGCCAGGAAAAATCGAAGATTGTTTCAAACAGTTTTCCGTGGATCAAAAAAAATAAAATAAACTACCTTGATAATATCACAAACAGAAAAGCGCAGGAATTTTACCATCGACATGGAGCAGAAAAAGCTGTTTTTCCTTCATATTTTCAGCCAGATCGTGGTGCTGTTTTAATGAAAACGAAATACTGCATCAGGGCTCAATTGGGAATCTGTTCCGGGAAGCACGAAAAAGAACCTCTGATTTTGACAGATAATATTGGAGAATATCAGGTTTTCTTTGACTGTGAGAACTGTGAAATGGTGGTGAAATTACGTCATAATTAG
- a CDS encoding class I SAM-dependent methyltransferase — protein MGRRLKQLLASQFSPEELQLLVGGYDLVGDIAIVIIPESLDVKEREIAEAILADNNRIRVVAKRSAHYSGEFRTLPVKIIAGENRLETEVIEFGIRLRLNIEQVYFSIRSGGERRRIASLVRSGENVLVLFSGIAPYPLMISRYSRAGEIVAVEKNPIAHHYAEINVKLNKRENSIKLIHGDVEDIVPAFSRRFDRLVMVYPKGGEQFLYTALGALKPGGTLHFYDMQHLDSLELSLEKVRNVCKKRGQSLLDFSFTLCGHCAPRTHRICVDCRIK, from the coding sequence ATGGGGCGAAGATTGAAACAGCTGCTGGCCAGCCAGTTTTCACCGGAAGAATTGCAGCTGCTGGTGGGTGGATATGATCTCGTGGGAGATATCGCCATTGTAATCATTCCGGAATCTCTTGACGTTAAAGAAAGGGAAATTGCAGAAGCGATACTTGCCGACAACAATAGAATCAGGGTAGTGGCCAAACGTTCTGCCCATTACAGTGGAGAATTTCGAACCCTGCCTGTAAAAATTATCGCAGGGGAGAATCGTCTGGAAACAGAAGTCATAGAGTTTGGCATCCGGCTTCGCCTGAATATTGAACAGGTCTATTTTTCCATCAGAAGTGGAGGCGAGAGAAGGCGTATTGCCTCCCTTGTTCGTTCCGGGGAAAATGTGCTGGTTCTTTTTTCCGGAATTGCGCCATATCCATTGATGATTTCCAGGTACAGCAGGGCCGGGGAAATTGTGGCAGTGGAAAAAAATCCAATTGCCCATCATTATGCTGAAATAAATGTGAAGTTGAATAAAAGGGAGAATAGTATAAAACTGATCCATGGGGATGTTGAGGATATTGTACCTGCGTTTTCCCGCCGTTTTGACAGACTGGTCATGGTGTACCCAAAAGGTGGAGAACAGTTTCTGTATACGGCGCTTGGTGCGTTGAAACCGGGAGGAACCCTGCATTTTTATGATATGCAACATCTCGATAGTCTGGAACTGTCCCTTGAAAAAGTGAGGAATGTCTGCAAAAAAAGAGGACAGAGTCTGCTGGATTTTTCATTTACCCTCTGCGGACATTGCGCACCGCGTACCCACAGGATCTGTGTTGATTGCCGGATAAAATAG
- a CDS encoding bacteriohemerythrin codes for MGNLQWSNLYSVGIKLIDQQHKRLFAIMNVLVEARENGLRKEKIEKILADILDYTQYHFSSEEKFFKIHPDYEKHCKVHKGFVQKAVEISESYSRSRGDISEEILDFLVNWLKSHVLHTDVIFFRELGYFRYENEEESVKETGELGSKIKVLIVDDTADQRMLLRMILERENYDVLEAENGIDALQICDRHSDIRFMVTDLQMPGMDGFELIRKIREEQIHYMYIIVVTVIDEKASVIKALSKGQMIFSQNRFSRKN; via the coding sequence ATGGGTAACTTACAATGGAGTAATCTATACAGTGTCGGTATAAAACTCATTGATCAACAGCACAAGCGGCTGTTTGCAATCATGAATGTACTGGTTGAGGCCAGGGAAAACGGGTTGCGGAAAGAAAAGATAGAGAAAATTCTTGCGGATATTCTTGATTATACACAATATCATTTTTCTTCGGAGGAGAAGTTTTTTAAAATTCATCCGGACTATGAAAAGCACTGTAAAGTTCATAAGGGATTTGTGCAGAAAGCTGTGGAAATCAGTGAATCCTATAGTCGGAGCCGGGGAGATATCTCGGAAGAAATTCTGGATTTTCTTGTAAATTGGTTAAAAAGTCATGTTCTTCATACCGATGTTATTTTTTTTCGGGAGCTCGGTTATTTCCGATATGAAAACGAGGAAGAGTCGGTAAAGGAAACCGGGGAGCTGGGATCAAAAATCAAAGTGCTGATTGTTGATGATACAGCCGATCAGCGTATGCTGCTGAGGATGATACTGGAACGGGAAAATTATGATGTTCTGGAGGCTGAGAACGGAATAGATGCCTTGCAGATATGTGACAGACATTCCGATATTCGCTTTATGGTAACGGATCTGCAGATGCCGGGAATGGATGGTTTCGAGCTGATACGAAAAATCCGGGAAGAGCAGATTCATTATATGTATATCATTGTTGTCACGGTGATTGATGAAAAGGCGAGTGTCATTAAGGCCCTGTCAAAGGGGCAAATGATTTTCTCACAAAACCGGTTCTCCCGGAAGAACTGA
- a CDS encoding HD-GYP domain-containing protein, with protein MRLQGGLQLLRLETQDELIFSMAKLADYRSEETGLHLDRVREYTLILGHYLSVHHPEMGVTAPMANEISRVSPLHDIGKVGIADNILKKPGKYTPEEFEIMKDHTKIGGNLISDIYMKTNSVAMRLAFEIAMYHHEHWDGNGYPAGLAGNGIPVAARIMALADVYDALTTERVYKKAFEHEKAKAIILEGRAGHFDPGLWMDFLLLKKNLLN; from the coding sequence TTGCGGCTTCAGGGCGGACTGCAACTGCTTCGCCTTGAAACACAGGACGAACTGATCTTCTCCATGGCGAAACTGGCAGACTATCGCAGTGAAGAGACGGGTCTTCATCTGGATCGGGTCAGGGAATATACCTTGATTCTCGGTCATTACCTTTCTGTTCATCATCCGGAGATGGGCGTTACCGCCCCTATGGCAAACGAGATTTCCCGGGTGAGTCCCCTTCATGATATCGGTAAGGTGGGGATTGCTGATAATATTTTGAAAAAACCGGGAAAATATACTCCTGAAGAGTTTGAGATCATGAAAGATCATACGAAGATCGGGGGAAATCTGATCAGCGATATCTATATGAAAACCAATTCGGTTGCCATGCGACTTGCCTTCGAAATAGCCATGTATCACCATGAACATTGGGATGGTAACGGTTATCCTGCCGGGCTTGCCGGTAACGGTATTCCTGTTGCCGCAAGGATTATGGCTCTTGCCGATGTTTACGATGCCCTGACCACCGAGCGGGTCTATAAAAAGGCTTTTGAACACGAAAAGGCAAAGGCAATAATTCTTGAAGGGAGAGCGGGGCATTTTGATCCCGGATTGTGGATGGATTTCTTGCTCTTGAAGAAAAATTTATTGAACTGA
- a CDS encoding response regulator, translated as MTRVVIVEDHPVFRAGLKELIETEKNLQVCGDADSTTTALRVIEQVQPDMVIVDITLKGRNGIELISELHRDYPDLPILVLSMHDEALYAERAFRAGARGIL; from the coding sequence ATGACCAGAGTAGTCATAGTGGAAGATCACCCTGTTTTCCGCGCCGGCCTGAAGGAACTGATTGAAACGGAAAAAAACCTGCAGGTCTGCGGAGATGCTGATTCGACAACCACCGCCTTGCGGGTGATTGAACAGGTACAGCCTGATATGGTTATTGTTGATATTACCCTCAAAGGTCGTAACGGTATCGAACTGATCTCTGAACTTCACCGTGATTATCCCGATCTTCCAATTCTTGTGTTATCCATGCACGATGAAGCACTATATGCGGAACGAGCTTTTCGTGCGGGAGCAAGGGGTATATTATGA
- a CDS encoding sensor histidine kinase, giving the protein MVEDITERQSLQERILDIGENERRKVGQDIHDDLCPHLIGTEVMVKILQKKLEENFPEAVETTEKIRKLIKDAIRKSRSMARGLSPVFLVNRGFEAAIEELVTHTEEVYGLVCTYKRTGDLDFQDSRDSIHLFLIVQEAVSNSVRHARGNTVEIKQEQSEDGVLITITDDGIGIRDITETDGMGLKIMRYRAERIGAELSYATMDKGGTRVIITLNDNLTIYEEEI; this is encoded by the coding sequence GTGGTGGAAGACATCACCGAGCGACAGAGTCTGCAGGAACGAATTCTCGACATAGGAGAAAATGAAAGACGAAAGGTGGGCCAGGATATCCATGACGACCTCTGTCCACACCTCATAGGAACGGAGGTCATGGTCAAAATTCTCCAGAAGAAATTGGAGGAAAACTTTCCTGAAGCAGTGGAAACAACAGAAAAAATTCGAAAACTCATCAAAGACGCCATAAGAAAATCACGGAGTATGGCACGGGGACTGAGTCCCGTTTTTCTGGTAAATCGGGGATTTGAAGCTGCGATTGAAGAACTTGTAACCCATACTGAAGAGGTTTATGGTCTGGTTTGCACTTATAAACGAACTGGAGATCTCGATTTTCAAGACAGCAGGGACAGCATCCATCTTTTCCTTATCGTTCAGGAAGCTGTCTCTAACAGTGTCCGCCATGCCCGGGGTAATACTGTTGAGATAAAACAGGAACAGAGTGAAGACGGTGTATTGATCACCATCACAGATGACGGCATCGGAATCCGCGATATAACCGAAACCGATGGAATGGGACTGAAAATCATGCGCTATCGGGCCGAACGGATCGGCGCGGAACTCTCTTATGCGACAATGGATAAAGGCGGTACCCGGGTAATTATTACACTCAATGATAATTTGACAATATACGAGGAAGAGATATGA